From Coffea arabica cultivar ET-39 chromosome 10e, Coffea Arabica ET-39 HiFi, whole genome shotgun sequence, one genomic window encodes:
- the LOC113712699 gene encoding transcription factor MYB44-like, with translation MGTIAHRKESDRIKGPWSPEEDELLQRLVEKHGPRNWSLISKSIPGRSGKSCRLRWCNQLSPQVEHRAFTADEDEKIIRAHAKFGNKWATIARLLSGRTDNAIKNHWNSTLKRRCSSMSDDFNFEVPQQPLKRSASVGPGTNVSAIYVNPSSPSGSDLSDSSLSGFGSGHVFRPLALTGGISPPVQQIETLSAAAPDPPTSLTLSLPGSSSAKSPTQNSKSVDDPTPSLGAAGQTLQQPTQVMVRPPPPPPPPPPPPPLAPAPLTPMAPPQAAPVAPPQSQGGFVYPVPAPAPAPAPMPGQVAERQFFSQEFLGVLQEMIRKEVRSYMSGIEQNGMCMQTEAIRNAVVKRIGISKID, from the coding sequence ATGGGGACGATCGCGCACAGAAAAGAATCGGATCGGATCAAGGGTCCGTGGAGCCCCGAAGAAGATGAGCTGTTACAGAGGCTTGTTGAGAAGCACGGCCCCAGGAATTGGTCCTTGATTAGCAAGTCGATTCCGGGTCGATCCGGGAAATCCTGCAGGCTCCGCTGGTGTAACCAACTTTCGCCGCAGGTGGAGCATCGGGCTTTTACGGCCGACGAGGACGAGAAGATCATTCGGGCTCATGCCAAGTTTGGGAACAAATGGGCCACCATAGCCCGTTTGCTCTCAGGTCGAACCGATAACGCCATCAAGAACCACTGGAATTCCACCCTCAAGAGAAGGTGCTCTTCCATGTCCGACGATTTCAACTTCGAAGTCCCTCAGCAGCCTCTCAAGAGATCCGCCAGCGTCGGTCCCGGTACGAATGTTTCCGCCATATATGTCAACCCGAGCAGCCCTTCTGGATCCGACTTGAGTGACTCGAGCCTTTCGGGTTTCGGATCCGGTCATGTTTTCCGACCCCTTGCTCTCACCGGCGGAATCTCCCCTCCGGTTCAGCAGATCGAGACGCTTTCGGCGGCAGCACCAGACCCGCCAACATCCCTAACCCTATCCCTACCCGGCTCCAGCTCCGCAAAAAGTCCGACCCAGAACTCCAAGTCGGTTGATGATCCAACCCCTTCACTCGGGGCGGCGGGTCAAACCCTACAGCAGCCAACTCAGGTCATGGTAAGACCTCCTCCCCCGCCACCTCCTCCGCCCCCGCCGCCACCGTTGGCACCAGCGCCACTGACCCCAATGGCACCGCCACAAGCAGCACCAGTGGCACCACCGCAGTCGCAGGGAGGATTCGTGTACCCGGTTCCCGCCCCAGCCCCAGCCCCAGCCCCTATGCCTGGTCAAGTAGCAGAGAGGCAGTTCTTCAGCCAAGAATTCTTGGGGGTATTGCAGGAAATGATAAGGAAAGAAGTGAGGAGTTACATGTCAGGGATAGAGCAGAATGGGATGTGTATGCAGACTGAAGCAATCAGGAATGCTGTGGTCAAGCGTATTGGAATTAGCAAAATTGATTAA